A segment of the Candidatus Andeanibacterium colombiense genome:
GCGTCCGCGCATAGCGAGGCGGAATTGCGCCAGCAGGTTTTCCTGATGCTGCCCTGGCACCGCGCCGCCATCGAACAGGCGGGCGAGCGTGGACGACAGGTGCCAGCTATGCACGGCCTGCCCACGATAGACGAATTCGCCAGCCGCCCGGTTGTGATCGGGCGAGCGCATCGCCTCGATAAAGTCTTGCCAGCTTTCCACCCGACAGGCGGGCACCAGCCCCTCAATCGCCACCTCCCCGAAAGAATAGTTGGGGAACAGCGGCAAGGAGCGGAAATAGGGATCGGCCATCAGGCGGCCTCAACCTTCGGCGCGACGCGCACCGCGCCGGACATCAGCCGGGGCAGGAGGTAGTCGCGGGTTTCGGCAAGGGTGCGGTTTTCATCAACAGCAGCTCGAATTCGATCGAACAGCGGCGACACTGTTGCATCGAAAGCGTCCATCGTGGAGCCTCCAGCATCCGCGAAATGCACACCGTCAAACGTCTGCCTTGTGATCGTCGAGAACACCGACCCGTGCGCCATGCCCTTGAGCACTTCAACAAGGTTCGCCGCAGCAAGGAACGTGAAAAATGGACGATCCCCCTCGGACGAGCGCAGAGCATAACAAGATTGATTGAATGTCATTTCCTGCGCAGCCAATGCGAGATTTCCGACTGTTCCACGGGCAGAGATGATGGTCGTGCCTGCGGGCACGAGCCTTGCGGAACTGCCCTCAAGTGCGGCTTGGGTGATCGACTTTTCAGTGTCGAACACAAACAGGTCTTTGCCAGCCGGGGTGTCGGTCACGGAGAACCAAGGGATCGGGCCGTTCCAATAGGAGGAGTTCGACGTTTTCGGTGTCCCGCCCCCGACGATGGCAACCAGTTTTGAAACAGGAACGCTTGCCCACCCTACCGGCAAGCCATCATTGCCGAAGGCGGCGGGGAAGAGGGCGGCGAGGTGGGCGGCGCAGGCGGGGTCTGTTGTCAGGCCGCCCATGATCGCTACCGGATCAACCTCGCCAGCCGCCTTGCGGCGCGTGGGGCCGAAATCGACAAACCAATCCCGAAAGATCGCTTGCGCCATCCCCTCCAGCGTCTCATTCATCCGCTTGTTAAATTCGATTTTCTTTACGAGCGGATCGATAATTTCGACAATGCTGTCTTGCTGCGCCTTATCGTGAAGATAAATTGGCAACTTATGCTGCGCAGTTATACCAATATATGCCCTAGTTGATCCATCACCGGCCCA
Coding sequences within it:
- a CDS encoding restriction endonuclease subunit S; amino-acid sequence: MSDPVATTVQGLIDAGIIYRPIDGNHGSIHPKSTDYVPTGIPFVMATDLVDGRVDFGTCNHITEKRANSLRKGFAQIGDVLLSHKATIGRTAIIQENPFPFVMLTPQVTYYRVKDRSKLSPEYLKYVFDSHEFQTTMKSWAGDGSTRAYIGITAQHKLPIYLHDKAQQDSIVEIIDPLVKKIEFNKRMNETLEGMAQAIFRDWFVDFGPTRRKAAGEVDPVAIMGGLTTDPACAAHLAALFPAAFGNDGLPVGWASVPVSKLVAIVGGGTPKTSNSSYWNGPIPWFSVTDTPAGKDLFVFDTEKSITQAALEGSSARLVPAGTTIISARGTVGNLALAAQEMTFNQSCYALRSSEGDRPFFTFLAAANLVEVLKGMAHGSVFSTITRQTFDGVHFADAGGSTMDAFDATVSPLFDRIRAAVDENRTLAETRDYLLPRLMSGAVRVAPKVEAA